A single Colias croceus chromosome 10, ilColCroc2.1 DNA region contains:
- the LOC123695230 gene encoding histidine-rich glycoprotein-like isoform X2, giving the protein MEEGGYWRPSCSTLSLAEHHGSSTHLCARHAPRMPHRHLPHGPHAHHAHHAHAHAHHLQHAQPLSCPVHSPFRQPTPEYCAAHAQTEITASVIRNS; this is encoded by the exons ATGGAGGAGGGAGGGTACTGGCGGCCGTCCTGCTCGACGCTGTCGCTCGCGGAGCACCATGGCAGCTCGACGCACCTGTGCGCCCGCCACGCGCCGCGCATGCCGCACCGCCACCTGCCGCACGGCCCGCACGCGCACCACGCGCACCACGCGCACGCGCACGCGCACCACCTGCAGCACGCGCAGCCGCTCTCCTGCCCGGTGCACAGCCCCTTCCGACAGCCCACGCCGGAGTACTGCGCTGCTCATGCACAG ACAGAAATAACAGCGTCGGTTATCAGAAATTCATAA
- the LOC123695230 gene encoding histidine-rich glycoprotein-like isoform X3 has translation MEEGGYWRPSCSTLSLAEHHGSSTHLCARHAPRMPHRHLPHGPHAHHAHHAHAHAHHLQHAQPLSCPVHSPFRQPTPEYCAAHAQDTTTDRFHRV, from the exons ATGGAGGAGGGAGGGTACTGGCGGCCGTCCTGCTCGACGCTGTCGCTCGCGGAGCACCATGGCAGCTCGACGCACCTGTGCGCCCGCCACGCGCCGCGCATGCCGCACCGCCACCTGCCGCACGGCCCGCACGCGCACCACGCGCACCACGCGCACGCGCACGCGCACCACCTGCAGCACGCGCAGCCGCTCTCCTGCCCGGTGCACAGCCCCTTCCGACAGCCCACGCCGGAGTACTGCGCTGCTCATGCACAG GATACGACGACGGACCGTTTCCATCGAGTTTAA
- the LOC123695230 gene encoding kunitz serine protease inhibitor Pr-mulgin 2-like isoform X1 translates to MSVASNCAVCTIILLSAVAITFSYHDYVKHGRYDDGPFPSSLKNMPYYCYQVPSKGPCEGMFFVWFFDVVRRKCMPMIYSGCGGNENRFTTQASCYIHCEKSRRI, encoded by the exons ATGTCGGTTGCCTCCAACTGCGCTGTTTGTACAATAATTCTCCTCTCGGCTGTTGCAATAACATTTTCCTACCATGATTACGTGAAACATGGCA GATACGACGACGGACCGTTTCCATCGAGTTTAAAGAATATGCCCTATTACTGCTACCAAGTGCCGTCCAAAGGCCCTTGTGAAGGAATGTTCTTCGTGTGGTTCTTTGACGTAGTTAGAAGGAAATGTATGCCCATGATATATTCTGGATGTGGGGGCAACGAAAACAGATTCACGACGCAAGCATCGTGCTACATACACTGTGAAAAAAGTCGAAGAATTTAA